In one Lolium rigidum isolate FL_2022 chromosome 3, APGP_CSIRO_Lrig_0.1, whole genome shotgun sequence genomic region, the following are encoded:
- the LOC124704290 gene encoding EEF1A lysine methyltransferase 1-like, with translation MASGPEEERARPEVDDDDDDDIPQLSSAAATALREFLEQRLEGEKGEGDKPELVAEDWRLSQFWYDDRTARELAAEVSLLASSLPGAAVACVACPTLYAYLKKGSPDVPARLLEYDERFGRYGGDFTFYDYNRPEELPPALKHAYRIVVADPPYLSQECLVKVAKTVSFLAPPEGSFLLLLTGEVQTDRVLQLLNVHPCGFKPQHSNKLGNVFRLFTNYDPADRLGGWDRSDGAHI, from the exons ATGGCGAGTGGTCCGGAGGAGGAGAGAGCTCGACCagaggtcgacgacgacgacgacgacgatattCCACAGCTAAGCTCCGCGGCCGCGACGGCTCTGCGGGAGTTCCTGGAGCAGCGACTCGAAGGAGAAAAGGGGGAAGGAGACAAGCCGGAGCTGGTCGCGGAGGACTGGCGGCTGAGCCAGTTCTGGTACGACGACCGCACCGCGCGGGAGCTCGCGGCGGAGGTCTCTCTCCTCGCCTCCTCCCTGCCCGGCGCCGCCGTGGCATGTGTCGCGTGCCCGACGCTCTACGCGTACCTCAAGAAGGGCAGCCCGGACGTGCCCGCGCGGCTGCTGGAGTACGACGAGCGGTTCGGGCGGTACGGCGGCGACTTCACCTTCTACGACTACAACCGGCCGGAGGAGCTCCCGCCCGCCTTGAAGCACGCCTACCGGATCGTCGTCGCCGACCCTCCTTACCTG AGTCAGGAGTGTTTGGTGAAGGTTGCTAAGACGGTGTCGTTTCTCGCGCCGCCTGAAGGCTCGTTCCTGCTCTTACTCACAG GGGAAGTTCAGACGGACCGCGTGCTGCAGCTCCTGAATGTGCACCCATGTGGTTTCAAACCTCAGCACTCGAACAAATTGGGAAACGTGTTCCGCTTGTTCACAAATTACGATCCTGCAGACAGACTCGGTGGATGGGATCGTAGCGACGGCGCCCACATTTAG